In Cycloclasticus sp., a single genomic region encodes these proteins:
- a CDS encoding 3-hydroxyacyl-CoA dehydrogenase: MNYENRTFLVTGGSSGLGGATASMLVEQGANVVILDINEETGKAKEAELGANSRFVKTDVTSEADVMAAIEVAKSTFTGVHGVVNAAGVAIVSKVLDRDGNPHSLELFAKGININLIGTFNVIRLAAQAMAKNEPTDDGERGVIINTASVAAFDGQIGQASYSASKSGVVGLALPIARELARYGIRICTIAPGIFETPMLAELSDEARVSLGQIVPFPPRLGKPAEFASLAGHIIENVVLNGEVIRLDGAVRLTAK; the protein is encoded by the coding sequence GTGAATTACGAAAATAGAACCTTTCTTGTAACGGGTGGTAGTTCTGGCCTAGGAGGCGCGACAGCGTCGATGTTAGTTGAACAGGGTGCAAACGTTGTTATTCTTGATATTAATGAAGAAACAGGTAAAGCAAAAGAAGCTGAACTTGGTGCGAACAGTCGTTTCGTCAAAACCGATGTGACGAGTGAAGCGGATGTAATGGCGGCGATTGAGGTTGCAAAGAGTACGTTTACAGGTGTTCATGGGGTTGTTAATGCAGCAGGTGTTGCGATTGTGAGCAAAGTGCTTGATAGAGACGGTAACCCGCATTCGTTAGAGCTCTTTGCTAAAGGCATTAACATTAACCTCATTGGTACGTTTAATGTTATTCGCTTGGCCGCTCAAGCGATGGCGAAAAACGAGCCCACTGACGATGGTGAACGTGGCGTTATCATTAATACAGCGTCTGTAGCTGCATTTGACGGCCAGATTGGCCAAGCAAGTTATTCCGCCTCAAAGTCTGGCGTAGTGGGCCTAGCACTACCTATTGCACGTGAGTTAGCACGTTACGGCATTAGGATTTGTACCATTGCACCGGGGATTTTCGAAACCCCCATGTTGGCAGAATTATCTGATGAAGCACGTGTCTCTTTAGGACAAATAGTTCCATTCCCACCGCGCCTCGGAAAACCAGCGGAATTTGCTTCACTGGCTGGGCATATTATTGAAAATGTTGTGCTAAATGGGGAAGTCATCCGACTTGATGGTGCGGTACGTTTAACAGCAAAATAG
- a CDS encoding AMP-binding protein, which yields MSTAIEKNLIDRVAMGDLFRRRASSAPHSIALVEYRDGDRLSLTHRKLNQSLNKVARALRSLGVQPGDRVALAGLNSIEFSLAIYGCMKGGYVVVPLNHLQSTNDLSYTINHCEAKAVIVEDSLIEKFQQIKTTLSSVDHWISMEVTNCSIPSGFLDFQDIIDEASDEEVTDVKINDRDPLQILYTSGTTSKPKGVETSHLALFINTLAAAIELGVRPKMTGSSVMPMFHCAQHLVTTTVMHVGGTAIIFRAFDPKAFLEAIETEKIQFVFLLPLMWKALLDVPEIDDYDLSSVSVGMYGMAPMDQPSLERLKKRFNCPFVLASGQTEMTPLATVFHDVWPEKKGNYWGEGILTTDQAVMNDEGNLLPNGEVGEIVWRAPSVMNGYYKDPQATAEASKFDWHHSGDLGYFDEDRQLLFVDRKKDMIKTGGENVPSVKVERVIMAHSAVAATTVIGLPHPHWTEAVTAFVILRPDMDATEADIIQSCRAELGGYELPKRVIFLTTLATTATGKFLKAPLREQYTDLYSNEPA from the coding sequence ATGTCAACAGCTATTGAAAAAAATCTAATTGATCGAGTTGCAATGGGTGATTTGTTTAGACGCCGAGCTTCAAGTGCCCCTCATTCTATTGCCTTAGTTGAATATAGAGATGGGGACCGTCTCAGCTTAACGCACCGAAAACTCAACCAATCACTCAATAAAGTTGCCCGTGCATTGCGCTCATTGGGCGTACAACCCGGTGACCGTGTTGCACTGGCTGGCTTAAATTCTATAGAGTTTTCCCTAGCGATTTATGGTTGCATGAAAGGTGGTTACGTTGTCGTGCCGCTCAATCATTTACAAAGCACAAACGACCTGAGTTACACCATCAACCACTGTGAAGCCAAAGCGGTTATTGTTGAAGATTCTCTTATTGAAAAGTTTCAACAGATAAAAACCACCTTATCATCGGTCGATCACTGGATCTCCATGGAGGTAACTAACTGTTCTATACCGAGCGGTTTCTTAGATTTTCAGGACATAATAGACGAGGCGTCCGATGAGGAAGTAACGGACGTTAAAATCAACGATCGCGATCCGTTACAAATCCTCTACACCAGTGGCACGACCTCCAAACCAAAAGGCGTTGAAACATCACACCTTGCACTATTCATCAACACCTTAGCCGCCGCCATTGAACTCGGCGTACGACCAAAAATGACTGGCTCATCGGTTATGCCGATGTTTCATTGTGCCCAACACCTTGTAACAACGACGGTTATGCACGTAGGTGGCACAGCGATTATATTTAGAGCATTCGACCCTAAAGCCTTTTTAGAGGCCATTGAGACTGAAAAAATACAATTTGTTTTCTTGTTACCGTTGATGTGGAAAGCCTTATTAGACGTCCCTGAAATTGACGACTATGACTTAAGCTCTGTATCGGTGGGCATGTACGGTATGGCACCAATGGATCAACCCAGTTTAGAACGATTAAAAAAACGTTTTAATTGCCCTTTCGTGCTTGCCTCAGGTCAAACCGAGATGACCCCCCTGGCAACCGTTTTTCACGACGTATGGCCGGAAAAGAAAGGTAATTATTGGGGCGAAGGCATATTAACAACCGATCAAGCCGTGATGAATGATGAGGGAAACTTATTACCCAACGGAGAGGTTGGAGAAATTGTTTGGCGCGCACCGTCGGTGATGAACGGTTACTACAAAGACCCACAAGCAACGGCTGAAGCGTCAAAATTTGATTGGCACCACTCTGGTGACTTAGGTTATTTCGATGAAGATCGTCAACTCCTCTTTGTAGACCGCAAAAAAGACATGATAAAAACCGGTGGCGAAAACGTACCGTCAGTGAAAGTTGAGCGCGTTATTATGGCCCATTCCGCTGTTGCAGCCACCACCGTTATAGGACTACCACACCCCCATTGGACAGAGGCGGTCACCGCGTTTGTTATCTTACGGCCCGATATGGATGCCACTGAAGCCGACATTATTCAAAGTTGCCGAGCTGAACTCGGTGGTTATGAATTACCTAAACGCGTTATTTTTCTAACGACCTTGGCCACCACCGCCACCGGTAAATTTTTAAAAGCTCCGTTGCGCGAACAATACACCGACTTGTATTCCAACGAACCGGCTTAA
- a CDS encoding TetR/AcrR family transcriptional regulator, whose translation MTIPKQSIRRKELVASAAQLFKENSFDRTTVRMLAAAVGMKSGSLFHHFKDKEEILMAVIEDGLKKSLITIQKETSAVTQTDKKLFALIYGHLKTLHGDEKDAHIVSITEWRSLSDESKLHLITLRDEYEQFWQKIICDAIGNNILTGEPALIRLFILGSLNWSIQWFIPGQGKSIEELAHEFYKMVAQKNSTSLI comes from the coding sequence ATGACTATACCCAAACAATCTATTAGACGCAAGGAGCTTGTAGCTTCTGCAGCCCAGTTATTTAAGGAGAATTCGTTTGATCGCACGACCGTTCGCATGCTCGCAGCAGCAGTTGGCATGAAGTCTGGGAGCCTTTTTCATCACTTCAAAGATAAAGAAGAAATTTTAATGGCGGTTATTGAAGACGGCCTAAAAAAATCATTGATAACGATTCAGAAAGAAACCAGCGCCGTTACACAAACAGACAAAAAGTTGTTTGCATTAATTTACGGCCACTTAAAAACATTACACGGCGATGAAAAAGATGCCCATATCGTTTCAATCACAGAATGGCGATCGCTAAGCGACGAATCAAAATTGCACTTAATTACGCTACGAGACGAGTACGAACAGTTTTGGCAAAAAATTATCTGCGATGCTATTGGCAACAACATACTAACCGGTGAGCCAGCGCTCATTCGGCTCTTTATCTTGGGCTCACTTAATTGGAGCATCCAATGGTTCATACCTGGCCAAGGCAAGTCGATTGAAGAGTTGGCCCACGAATTCTACAAGATGGTGGCACAAAAAAACTCAACATCCTTAATTTAA
- a CDS encoding thiolase family protein, which translates to MKDAVIIEAIRTPFGKYNGAYRETPSNKLLANALEGLVNKSGIDKAKVDDVIAGAVTQIGEQAADVARQSLLMAGFPIEVAGVTLNRFCGSGQQAVHFASQVIDAGDSDYTIACGVENMTRVAMLTDMTVGGPYKGFDPMGAELLNKYPLVHQGVSAELMAEKWGITRADVDAFAIDSHAKAQQAINAGANKEIIAMPGLDKEGNAITLEADEGVRAVIDPAKLGSLKTIFRPNGDGVVTAGNASQISDGAAAVLIANKDVAVADGFKPRARFRARVVVGSDPVLQLDGPIAATKLALKKAGLTVDDIDWFEINEAFATVSLAWMKEINPAPEKVNPWGGAIAHGHPLGATGAGLMAKMVAGLEATDGQFALQTMCIGLGMATATIIERI; encoded by the coding sequence ATGAAAGATGCAGTCATAATTGAGGCTATTAGAACGCCATTTGGTAAATACAACGGAGCATATAGAGAAACCCCGTCTAATAAATTACTCGCCAATGCGCTTGAAGGTTTGGTTAATAAATCCGGTATTGATAAAGCAAAAGTGGATGATGTTATCGCCGGTGCTGTAACACAAATTGGTGAACAGGCAGCCGATGTTGCGCGTCAATCTTTATTAATGGCTGGCTTCCCTATAGAAGTAGCTGGTGTCACCTTAAATCGTTTTTGTGGCTCAGGTCAGCAAGCGGTACATTTCGCGTCTCAAGTGATCGATGCCGGGGATTCTGATTACACGATTGCCTGCGGTGTGGAAAATATGACGCGCGTTGCAATGTTAACGGACATGACTGTTGGCGGTCCGTACAAAGGTTTTGACCCAATGGGTGCTGAGTTACTTAATAAATACCCTTTAGTTCATCAAGGTGTAAGCGCTGAATTAATGGCTGAAAAATGGGGCATTACGCGTGCAGATGTAGATGCATTCGCTATCGATAGCCATGCTAAAGCTCAACAAGCGATCAACGCCGGTGCTAACAAGGAAATAATAGCGATGCCGGGGTTAGATAAAGAAGGTAATGCCATAACGCTCGAAGCGGATGAAGGTGTGCGTGCGGTAATAGACCCAGCAAAGCTCGGTTCGCTAAAAACTATCTTCCGCCCAAATGGTGATGGTGTTGTGACAGCCGGTAATGCAAGTCAAATTTCCGATGGTGCAGCGGCCGTACTCATTGCAAATAAGGATGTCGCGGTTGCGGATGGTTTTAAACCAAGAGCAAGATTCCGTGCACGTGTCGTCGTGGGTAGTGATCCTGTTCTACAATTGGATGGTCCTATCGCGGCAACAAAATTGGCGCTAAAAAAGGCGGGCTTAACGGTAGACGATATTGATTGGTTTGAAATAAATGAAGCATTTGCGACCGTTTCACTGGCGTGGATGAAAGAAATAAACCCAGCACCTGAGAAAGTTAACCCATGGGGCGGTGCCATTGCTCATGGTCACCCTTTGGGTGCGACAGGGGCGGGCTTAATGGCTAAGATGGTTGCAGGTTTAGAAGCAACCGATGGTCAATTTGCATTGCAAACCATGTGTATTGGTTTGGGCATGGCAACAGCAACAATTATTGAACGAATTTAA
- a CDS encoding SDR family oxidoreductase has translation MGYQSDLRPGLFSNRNIIVTGAGSGFGRCNAHELASLGANVLLVGRKIEKLEAVRDEIIEDGGICDIGSCDIRDEEAVTELVAKFIAKHGEIYGLVNNAGGQFPSPLDKISKNGWNAVVNTNLTGGFLMAREVYKQSMSKHGGSIVNIVADMWGGMPGMGHSGAARAGMANFTQTAAYEWGHANVRVNAVAPGWIMSSGMDTYGPEFKAVLRTLKDAVPLGRLGNEAEISASICFLLSDSACYVSGTTIRVDGAASQGNTAVYPLPKVINTSPFAGYHREVTPDLFK, from the coding sequence ATGGGTTATCAATCAGATTTACGTCCTGGTTTATTCAGCAATCGAAATATTATTGTGACGGGTGCCGGCAGTGGTTTTGGACGTTGTAATGCACATGAGTTGGCATCTTTAGGTGCTAATGTTTTATTAGTAGGCCGTAAGATTGAGAAGCTTGAAGCCGTCCGCGATGAAATTATTGAAGACGGTGGAATTTGCGACATAGGCAGTTGTGATATCCGTGATGAAGAAGCTGTGACGGAGCTTGTTGCCAAGTTCATTGCTAAACACGGTGAAATTTATGGTTTAGTTAATAACGCCGGTGGGCAGTTTCCATCGCCTTTAGATAAAATCAGTAAAAATGGTTGGAATGCTGTGGTAAACACAAATCTAACTGGCGGGTTTTTAATGGCGCGAGAAGTGTATAAGCAATCAATGTCAAAACACGGTGGTTCAATAGTTAACATTGTGGCTGATATGTGGGGTGGCATGCCGGGTATGGGGCACTCAGGTGCTGCTCGAGCTGGTATGGCTAACTTCACTCAAACAGCGGCATATGAATGGGGTCATGCAAATGTACGAGTTAACGCGGTGGCTCCAGGCTGGATAATGTCGAGTGGTATGGATACCTATGGCCCTGAATTTAAAGCTGTTTTGCGTACATTAAAGGATGCTGTGCCATTGGGTCGATTAGGTAATGAGGCTGAAATCAGTGCGTCTATTTGTTTCTTATTAAGTGACTCGGCCTGTTATGTAAGCGGCACGACAATTCGAGTCGATGGTGCAGCATCACAAGGTAATACGGCTGTTTACCCTTTACCTAAGGTGATAAATACATCACCATTTGCGGGCTATCATCGAGAAGTAACACCTGACCTTTTTAAATAA
- a CDS encoding acyl-CoA dehydrogenase family protein produces MIPRTIYEQEHEIFRDSVRKFLEDEVAPHHEQWEEDGQVDRSVWLKAGELGMISPTVPEEFGGVGVNFLYNAIVDEEVSRLGLSGLGFALHSDIAVPYIIHYGSDEQKRKYLPKLVSGEMISAIAMTEPGTGSDLQGVKTTAIKDGDDYILNGSKTFITNGQLADIVIVVAKTSPELGGKGTSLILLEDGVEGFSKGKNLKKVGMKAQDTSELFFDNVRIPQSCLLGEENKGFIYLMQDLPQERLSVAITGIAAAESILQQTIDYTKERKAFGKPISTLQNTQFKLAEMDTDLTAARVFVDRCLELHIEGKLDAVTASKAKLLCSDLQCRVMDECLQLHGGYGYMWEYPVARAWADSRVQRIYAGTNEIMKLIIGRSLTQ; encoded by the coding sequence ATGATCCCTAGGACTATATACGAGCAAGAACATGAAATCTTTCGCGACAGTGTGCGCAAATTTCTAGAAGACGAGGTTGCACCACACCATGAACAATGGGAAGAAGATGGCCAAGTTGACCGTTCTGTTTGGCTAAAAGCCGGCGAGCTAGGCATGATTTCTCCCACTGTTCCGGAGGAATTTGGTGGTGTTGGCGTTAATTTTCTCTATAACGCTATTGTTGATGAAGAAGTTTCTCGGTTAGGGCTTAGCGGGCTTGGGTTTGCACTGCATTCAGATATTGCCGTGCCCTATATCATTCATTACGGTAGCGATGAGCAAAAACGTAAATACTTACCGAAACTAGTCAGTGGAGAAATGATTTCTGCGATCGCCATGACCGAACCGGGAACAGGGTCGGATTTACAAGGCGTGAAAACCACCGCCATTAAAGATGGCGATGACTACATTTTAAATGGTTCTAAAACATTTATTACCAATGGTCAGCTGGCAGATATTGTTATTGTTGTAGCCAAAACAAGCCCTGAATTAGGCGGCAAAGGAACCAGCCTTATTTTGCTTGAAGACGGTGTTGAAGGGTTTTCCAAGGGCAAAAACCTCAAAAAAGTAGGCATGAAGGCGCAGGATACCTCGGAATTATTTTTTGATAATGTGCGTATTCCACAAAGCTGTTTACTCGGTGAAGAAAACAAGGGGTTTATATATCTCATGCAAGATTTACCGCAAGAACGATTGTCTGTGGCCATTACCGGCATTGCCGCTGCCGAATCCATCTTGCAACAAACTATTGACTATACAAAAGAACGTAAAGCCTTTGGTAAGCCCATCTCAACGTTGCAAAACACACAGTTTAAATTAGCCGAAATGGATACCGATTTAACAGCTGCTAGGGTATTTGTTGACCGCTGTTTAGAGTTGCATATTGAAGGAAAACTAGACGCCGTCACCGCATCAAAAGCAAAATTATTATGCTCTGATTTGCAGTGCCGAGTGATGGATGAGTGCCTACAGCTGCATGGTGGTTACGGCTACATGTGGGAGTACCCAGTCGCTCGCGCTTGGGCTGATTCTCGCGTACAGCGGATCTATGCAGGTACCAATGAAATAATGAAACTAATTATCGGGCGTTCTTTAACACAATAA
- a CDS encoding enoyl-CoA hydratase-related protein, which yields MSYETILIESPAQGVGLIRLNRPRQYNALNSTLLIELGTALDNFEQDDAVGAVIITGSEKAFAAGADIAEMVGISGQEMLEMVEASTGWRAISTFTKPTICAVSGMALGGGFELALQCDILLATKGAKFALPEVNLGVIPGAGGTQRVARIVGKSLAMEMVMNGRTLLAEEAHQRGIVSRVIDPADIEAEAVQLATELAGRAPLAVRAGKACVNKAINTTLEEGLVFEREAFIPLFDTEDAKNMMTAFLNKSK from the coding sequence ATGAGTTATGAAACGATATTAATTGAATCGCCTGCACAAGGTGTTGGCCTGATTAGGCTTAATAGACCTCGTCAATATAATGCACTTAATTCTACATTATTGATAGAGTTGGGTACCGCGCTAGACAACTTTGAGCAAGATGATGCAGTCGGAGCTGTGATTATTACGGGTTCTGAAAAAGCCTTTGCAGCGGGTGCGGATATTGCTGAAATGGTTGGTATCAGCGGCCAAGAAATGTTGGAAATGGTTGAGGCTTCTACGGGGTGGAGAGCTATTTCTACTTTCACTAAGCCAACTATTTGTGCCGTTTCTGGCATGGCATTGGGTGGTGGTTTTGAATTGGCATTACAGTGCGATATCTTGCTTGCTACTAAGGGCGCAAAATTTGCTTTGCCTGAAGTGAACCTAGGGGTTATTCCAGGTGCAGGTGGGACTCAACGTGTTGCGAGAATTGTTGGTAAATCCTTGGCGATGGAGATGGTTATGAATGGACGTACCCTGCTTGCTGAAGAAGCGCATCAACGTGGTATTGTTAGTCGCGTCATTGACCCTGCTGATATTGAAGCTGAGGCGGTGCAATTAGCCACTGAACTTGCCGGCAGAGCACCTTTAGCGGTTCGTGCTGGTAAAGCTTGTGTAAACAAAGCGATTAATACAACATTAGAAGAAGGTTTGGTGTTTGAACGTGAAGCGTTTATTCCATTGTTTGATACTGAAGATGCAAAAAATATGATGACTGCATTTTTAAATAAATCAAAGTAG
- a CDS encoding CoA transferase: protein MYKPLENITIVTLALNLPGPLAAKRFVDLGATVIKVEPPQGDPFEQYCPSWYAEVNRGQQRERIDVKSAQGRARLDQLLLSASLLLTAQRPAALDRLGLGWDALHKQFPMLNHVAVVGYPAPNDNHAGHDLTYQAALGLLSAPHMPKTLVADLAGAERAAFEGLAAIMGSKDGQEGRQVLVALSDAADYMAQPFVHGMTSEGALLSGVLPEYSLYEALDGWVAVAALEPHFRAQFKQQLELESLNKNDVAQKLKQKSASDWVVWANQHDIPLVEVKKT, encoded by the coding sequence ATGTATAAGCCATTAGAAAATATAACTATTGTTACCTTAGCGTTGAATTTACCAGGGCCCTTAGCGGCTAAGCGTTTTGTTGATTTAGGTGCAACAGTTATTAAGGTTGAACCACCACAAGGTGATCCGTTTGAGCAATATTGCCCAAGTTGGTATGCCGAGGTTAACCGTGGGCAGCAACGAGAGAGGATAGATGTAAAGTCAGCGCAAGGAAGGGCTCGGTTAGACCAGCTACTATTATCTGCAAGTTTGCTATTAACTGCCCAGCGTCCAGCCGCATTAGACCGGCTTGGACTTGGTTGGGATGCATTACATAAACAGTTCCCAATGTTAAATCACGTTGCGGTGGTGGGTTATCCCGCACCTAACGATAATCATGCAGGGCATGATTTAACCTATCAAGCAGCACTAGGTTTATTGAGCGCTCCTCACATGCCGAAAACATTGGTAGCCGATTTAGCAGGGGCAGAGCGGGCAGCTTTTGAAGGACTGGCAGCGATCATGGGGAGTAAAGACGGACAAGAAGGGCGGCAAGTGTTGGTGGCGTTATCCGATGCTGCGGATTATATGGCACAACCCTTTGTACATGGCATGACTAGCGAAGGTGCCTTGTTGAGTGGTGTTCTGCCTGAATATTCTTTATACGAAGCGCTAGATGGTTGGGTGGCTGTTGCAGCGCTGGAACCACATTTTAGGGCGCAATTTAAGCAGCAACTAGAACTGGAGTCACTGAACAAAAACGATGTTGCGCAAAAATTAAAGCAGAAATCAGCTTCTGATTGGGTGGTTTGGGCTAACCAACACGATATTCCACTTGTGGAAGTTAAAAAAACTTAG
- a CDS encoding long-chain fatty acid--CoA ligase, whose translation MSTKSTMMEYPLTLTNIVERLGLYYPSVEVVSRMPDKSLHRTNYLAVQQRAKRLASALTKRGIKKGDCVATLMWNHYAHLEAYLGIPIMGGVIHTLNLRLSPEDIAYIANHANDQILIIDDILLPLYEQFKKDVSFKEVIVVPLSGEAVSAEYTDYEEYLRSGDSDFTYPEIDENDAAGMCYTSGTTGRPKGVVYSHRSTVLHSMAEAMADTLAISQFDVVTPVVPMFHANAWGLPYTSALVGAKQVLPGPHLDAESLLDLYESEQVTLSAGVPTIWMAIKQARESEPERWKTAPNMRMAVGGAAVPESLFRAFDTFDMKIIQAWGMTETGPLATLGLVKNNLLECDEDAQYAYRVKQGVALPFIDIRIVDEQGATLPWDGSTSGNTELRGPWVTGSYHQNEGADDKFSDDGWLRTGDVCQIDKEGYVKLTDRTKDLVKSGGEWISSVDLENAIMGHPDVLEAAVIAVAHPKWDERPLAVIVVKDGKVVTTKDIRQFLDGKFAKIWLPDAVETIEEIPKTSTGKFMKLTLREQYKDWVWD comes from the coding sequence ATGTCTACTAAAAGTACCATGATGGAATATCCATTAACGTTGACGAATATCGTGGAACGACTTGGCCTGTACTACCCAAGCGTTGAAGTGGTATCGAGAATGCCAGATAAATCCTTACATAGAACTAACTATTTAGCGGTGCAGCAGCGCGCTAAAAGGTTGGCTTCTGCGTTAACTAAAAGAGGAATTAAAAAAGGAGATTGCGTTGCGACATTAATGTGGAATCACTATGCGCACCTTGAGGCTTACCTTGGAATTCCAATAATGGGTGGTGTGATTCACACATTGAATTTAAGGTTATCGCCCGAAGATATTGCTTATATTGCCAATCATGCGAACGATCAAATACTTATTATTGACGATATATTGTTGCCCCTGTATGAGCAGTTCAAGAAAGACGTTTCTTTTAAAGAAGTGATTGTTGTGCCGTTAAGCGGTGAAGCTGTGAGCGCTGAATATACCGACTATGAAGAGTACTTGCGCTCAGGCGATAGTGACTTTACTTACCCAGAGATTGATGAGAATGATGCGGCGGGCATGTGCTACACATCCGGCACCACGGGTCGTCCTAAAGGGGTTGTTTATAGTCACCGATCAACGGTGTTGCATTCAATGGCAGAAGCGATGGCCGATACACTAGCCATTAGTCAATTTGATGTTGTGACACCGGTTGTTCCGATGTTTCATGCCAATGCGTGGGGCTTGCCTTATACCTCGGCGTTAGTTGGCGCTAAGCAAGTGCTCCCTGGCCCTCACTTGGATGCGGAAAGTTTATTGGATTTATACGAAAGTGAGCAGGTGACATTGAGTGCGGGTGTGCCAACCATTTGGATGGCAATAAAACAAGCTAGAGAGTCAGAACCCGAGCGTTGGAAAACGGCACCGAATATGCGAATGGCCGTTGGTGGCGCAGCAGTTCCTGAATCCCTATTCCGTGCTTTCGACACTTTCGATATGAAAATTATCCAAGCATGGGGTATGACGGAAACGGGGCCACTGGCGACCCTCGGCTTGGTGAAAAACAATTTGTTAGAGTGTGATGAAGACGCCCAATATGCCTATCGTGTAAAACAAGGTGTCGCGTTGCCATTTATTGATATCAGGATTGTAGATGAGCAGGGCGCCACGCTACCTTGGGATGGCTCAACATCGGGTAATACGGAATTGCGAGGTCCTTGGGTTACAGGTTCATATCACCAAAACGAAGGTGCCGATGATAAGTTCAGTGACGATGGCTGGTTAAGAACGGGTGATGTTTGTCAGATAGATAAAGAAGGCTACGTAAAACTCACTGATCGAACGAAAGATCTGGTGAAATCAGGTGGCGAATGGATCAGTTCGGTTGACCTTGAAAATGCCATTATGGGTCACCCTGATGTACTTGAAGCAGCAGTCATAGCGGTGGCGCACCCGAAATGGGATGAAAGGCCGCTGGCGGTTATTGTGGTGAAAGATGGCAAAGTGGTGACGACAAAGGATATCCGTCAATTCTTGGACGGTAAGTTTGCCAAAATTTGGCTACCTGACGCGGTTGAGACGATTGAAGAAATCCCCAAAACTTCTACCGGAAAATTCATGAAATTGACACTACGCGAGCAATACAAAGATTGGGTTTGGGATTAA
- a CDS encoding NnrS family protein, with product MTGLNQQPPTQTVKANFFVLGFRPFFLAAGIFSVVSMLSWLAVYVFYVQIPLLGLASHYWHAHEMIYGFAMAAVAGFLLTAVKNWTGVQTVQNTPLLILVLMWFGARISMLLGVDFFTAAAIFDLSFSVCLFVAVLLPILKVKQWRQAGIVSKIFLLAVCNMLFYLGLFGVLEKGVYWGLYGGLFLILALVLTIARRVMPFFIEKGVDYNVQLKNSTFLDSSNLFIFLAFALAEVFVQDARISSYLSTLLFVISCVRLYNWHTIGIWKKPLLWGLYSSFIFITLGFLLFALQPYVNLISRSLALHAFTVGGFGLIILSMMSRVTLGHTGRGVKQPSRWVSMAQWLILAAVICRVFLPLVLEGVYVESVFISQLLWIMGFALFVLVNYPYLTQPRVDGAEE from the coding sequence ATGACAGGTTTAAACCAACAGCCTCCGACGCAAACTGTTAAAGCTAATTTTTTTGTGTTGGGTTTTCGCCCATTTTTTTTAGCCGCTGGAATATTTTCAGTTGTATCGATGTTGTCGTGGCTAGCAGTGTACGTGTTTTATGTGCAAATTCCACTGCTTGGGCTTGCTAGCCATTATTGGCATGCGCATGAAATGATCTACGGCTTTGCGATGGCTGCTGTTGCAGGCTTTTTACTTACCGCAGTTAAGAACTGGACAGGCGTTCAAACAGTCCAAAATACACCCTTATTGATACTTGTTTTAATGTGGTTCGGTGCGAGGATTAGTATGTTGTTAGGGGTGGATTTTTTTACTGCTGCTGCAATTTTTGATTTAAGTTTTAGTGTGTGTTTATTTGTTGCTGTCTTGCTGCCAATATTGAAGGTGAAGCAATGGCGGCAAGCTGGAATTGTGTCTAAAATATTTCTATTAGCCGTTTGCAATATGTTGTTTTACCTTGGCTTATTTGGTGTTCTTGAGAAAGGCGTTTATTGGGGGCTTTATGGTGGATTGTTTTTGATCTTAGCGCTTGTGTTAACGATAGCGCGTCGAGTGATGCCGTTTTTTATAGAAAAAGGTGTTGATTACAACGTTCAATTGAAAAACTCGACATTTTTAGACTCTTCAAATTTATTTATATTTCTAGCATTTGCTCTTGCTGAGGTATTTGTTCAAGATGCAAGGATAAGTAGTTATTTATCGACTCTTTTATTTGTCATTTCATGTGTTCGTCTATACAACTGGCACACGATAGGTATTTGGAAAAAGCCACTATTGTGGGGTCTATACAGTTCCTTTATTTTTATTACGCTGGGTTTTTTGCTGTTTGCCTTACAACCATATGTCAATCTAATAAGTCGTTCTCTTGCATTGCATGCTTTTACGGTGGGTGGTTTTGGGTTGATCATTCTCTCTATGATGTCGCGCGTGACGTTGGGACATACTGGACGAGGTGTTAAACAACCTTCACGCTGGGTGAGTATGGCGCAGTGGCTAATATTGGCAGCTGTTATATGTAGGGTGTTTTTGCCGTTGGTGTTGGAAGGGGTTTATGTGGAATCGGTTTTTATTTCGCAACTTCTTTGGATAATGGGATTCGCTCTGTTTGTTCTGGTTAACTACCCTTATTTAACGCAACCTAGGGTGGATGGTGCAGAAGAGTGA